A window of Panthera tigris isolate Pti1 chromosome A3, P.tigris_Pti1_mat1.1, whole genome shotgun sequence genomic DNA:
TATATCTTTGCCTTCAGGTGTCTAAAACAGCCACTCTATTAACAGTCACTTATGTACTGCTTGCTGTGGGCCAGCTACTGTTTCGAAAGCTTTTCATAAGCAACCATTCTATGAAGTGagttatttcccccattttatagatggagaaactgagacatCAGTTATACAACGTGCCCAcagtcacagagctagaatagTAGGGCCATGATTTGAACCTAGGCAGTATGAGCCTCGAATCTGTGTTCCAAACCACTattccaaagaagataaagacAAAGAGGCAAGTGACATATGTcagcaaatgcaaattaataagTACCTAATTAATACAATGCTCCTCCTTTTTATTCCAGATATGAGAAATGAGTGTTGGACGTCGAAGAATAAAATTGTTGGGTATCCTGATGATGGttaatgtcttcatttatttgattGTGGAAGTCTCCAAAAGCAGcagccaagaaaaaaatggaaagggggAAGTAATAATACCCAAAGAAAAGTTCTGGAAGATATCTGACCCCCCTGTGGCATATTGGAACAGAGAACAAGAAAAGCTGAACAGGCGGTACAATCCCATTTTGAATATGTTGGCCAACCAGACGGGGGAAGTATACGGGTTTTCCAACATAAGCCATCTAAATTTTTGTGAACCTGACCTGAGGGTCATGTCAGTCGTTTCAGGTTTCAGCAATTTGCCAGACAGATTTAAAGACTTTCTACTGTATCTGAGATGTCGAAATTATTCACTACTTATAGATCAACCGGATAAATGTGCAAAGAAACCCTTCCTGTTACTGGCTATAAAGTCCCTCATTCCACATTTTGCTAGAAGGCAAGCAATTCGGGAATCTTGGGGCAGAGAAACCAACATGGGGAACCAAACTGTAGTGCGAGTCTTCTTACTGGGTCAGACCCCGCCAGAGGACAACCACCCGGACCTGTCAGATATGTTGAAATTCGAGAGTGAGAAGCACCAAGACATTCTTATGTGGAACTACAGAGACACTTTCTTCAACTTGTCCCTGAAAGAAGTGCTCTTTCTCAGGTGGGTGAGCACTTCCTGCCCAAATGCTGAGTTCGTTTTCAAGGGCGATGACGATGTTTTTGTGAACACGCATCACATCCTGAATTACTTGAATAGCTTATCCAAGAACAAAGCCAAAGATTTGTTTATAGGTGACGTGATCCACAATGCTGGACCTCATCGGGATAAGAAACTGAAGTACTACATCCCAGAAGTTGTTTACACTGGTGTCTATCCGCCTTATGCAGGGGGAGGTGGATTCCTCTACTCTGGCCACCTGGCCCTGAGGCTGTACAGTATAACCGACCGGGTCCTTCTCTACCCCATTGATGATGTTTATACTGGAATGTGCCTTCAGAAACTCGGCCTCGTTCCAGAGAAACACAAAGGTTTCAAGACATTTgatatagaagagaaaaacaagaataacatTTGTTCCTATGTAGATTTGATGTTAGTACATAGTAGAAAACCTCAAGAGATGATTGATATCTGGTCTCGGTTGCAAGATGCTCATTTAAATTGCTGAAATATATACAAACTAAGTTTTGCATAGAAAGACATATCTTGAATAGTTCCCATGTTGTGTTCTTTCACATTAGGGGTAATACCTATGTTAAACCATCAAAACTGCCTTCATTAGTAGTATCCATTTGAGGGCCTCTATACCCTCTGGTGTGGTACTTTCTGAAGAGGGAAAGCAGAAGATTGTTAACTTTTCACAGAGGATATGCTGGGAAAATTGGTTCCAGTCCTTCCTATGGCTAGTGGCCATTGTTTTCTAATTTGCCTTCCTTCTTAGCTGAAATCATTTATGTTTCTGGAATTTCCGGGTTTAGGTTATTTATGTTTTGCCCTCGTATGAGAGTATGCTTACTTTCCATTATAATGACTGAATTATCTGCAATTTAGGTGTTTATGGACATGCTGGCTACAAAGACCTCGTTATACATGATTCAGTGGTTTTTGTTAAAtgcaattccatttattttcatgaaatttggatgaatttttaaaatcgtctacaaaaattaacttctgtCAAAATTTCCTGCCACCCCCAcagtattttcttgttttagtaGGTCAGTTAATTTTGCAAAATGAGAATCACTGTGTGACATTTATCCGGTTTACCTTGTTACATGGTCTTATGACCGTACTAAGGAGAAAGCTTAACTGTCCTGATATTTGGTTTGCTGGGTGGTACCGTGATAATTCTCTAATTTTAGTATTTGAACATCATGAGTATGATTCCATAATGGCCATCAAAAGATTGAATTGACCCTGGCAGCCATATTGTGCTTAGGAATTTTCGATGTGGACCAGGAAGGCGTTTGTAATTTCTGAACTTCAAGTGAAAAGATTGAAATTGCAGACCTTCTCGTGAACGGATTGTCAGTTTAAAACTCCGGGATTCTATTCTTGCCATATTTTCACATGTCACGTATACAAAATTATTCTGAGTAGTGACTGCTTCCCTGTCTCAGTGTAGAAGtgcctgtgtttttatttattgttcagaTCAAAgaccaaaacattttcttaaatatattttgtgtaatattttatttgtatacagTGTTGTTGATGAAATATTTAACTAGAGCATGATATTTTAAGTGTTAAGGTGTAACATATGTTAAATAAAGCtgttacttttgaattttaaaatttggcttttttggggggaggggtctgtGAACTACTAGAGTTAATAAAATTCTGCCAAACTGTTGCTTACATATACTATCTTGTAACAtgatttcttgaaatatttttgtgtttatagaAATGATGCTTCTTACCAGATGTGATACTGGGGATTGTAAGATGATGGAAATAAAGTCACTGTATTTTTACTTGTCTTGTGTCATGTGTAATAATCTATGatctcttctgtttcctgtatttgattacattttcccaaaagagaccatttttttttccacccagaAACTATTAATAGCAATATTGACCTATaagtttttctctgtctccaggGGTCCTCTGTCTTTGcgtttaaaattcttaaaagtgttggggcgtctgggtggctcagtcggttgagcatctgactttggctcaggtcatgatctcgtggttgacgagtttgagccccatgttgggctctgtgctgacagttcagagtccggagcctgcttcagattctgtgtgtctctctctctgcccctccccgctcatgctctgtctctgtctcaaaaataaaataaacattaaaattttttttttttaattcttaaaattactggggcgccttggtggctcagtcagttaagcatctgactcttgattttggctcaggtcatagtctcgtggttcgtgggatcgagcaccatgttgggttctgtgctgacagtgcagggcctgcttggcattctctctctcttctccctctcattctctgtccctcccttgctgtctctgtctctctttaggtaaataaacttgaagaaaatttaaaaaattcttaaaagtgcTTTCCCATTTAGAGTCTTGAAAGAAGAGTATCAGTATTTATTTATGCTTCCATTTGTGGTGAGTAGAGAGAATTTAAGACAAAAGCagcaactttttaatttttttgagtatagttgttACACAATGTTAGGTTCGTAACTTAGTGATTAAATTTCTCCTTACATTATGTTCTGCTCGCCCTGAGTGTAGCTTCCATCTACCACcatgcaacactattacaatatcatccACTATATTCCCGGTGCTGTCCTTTTATCTCCAGGaattttattcattccataattggaagcctgtatctcccactccccttccctcaTCTTGTTTATCTTCCCACCCCCtttcctctggcagccatcagtttgttctctgtgttcatggtctatttctgcttttcgtttattcatttgttttttagatgctACGTATAAgtaaaaatcatatggtatttgtttttctttgactcatttcacttaccattatactctctaggtccatctatgttgtcacaaatggcaagatctcattgtgttttatggctgagtaatattccactatgtgtatataccacatcttctttatccattaatctatgcATGGCCCCTTGAGTTGCTTCCGTATCTtaactgttgtaaataatgctgcagtaagcatAGGAGTGTGTAGATatttttgaattcgtgtttttattttctgtaggtaaataccagtagtggaattatatggatcatacggtatttgtatttgtaatttttggaggaatctcatatgcatgtatgcatgtaccaatttgcattcccatcaatgatgcatgaaggttcctttttctctgcatccttgtcaacacttgttattgtcatTTTGATTCTAGCCaatgaagtgatacctcattctggttttggtttgcatttccctaatgatgacactgagatactgagcatcttttcatgtgtcttttggccatctgtgggtcttccttggaaaaatgtccattcgtgttctctgcccatttttaattggattatttttttggtgttatagaagttctctccctctctctatatatatactttaaaaaaattttttaatgtttatttttgagaccgagagagacagagcatgaacggagaagggtagagaaagagagagggagacacagaatccgaagcaggctccaggctctgagctgtcagcacggagcctgatgtggggcttgaactcacgagctgtgagatcatgacctgagctgaatttggaagcttaactgactgagccacccaggtacccctctctctctattttggattctaaccgtTTTCTGGTTATATCatgtgcaaatgttttctcttattcagtaggttgccttttttgttttgttgatggtttcttttgcttcttattttGGTGTAGCCTCTATAGTTAGTTTTTGATTT
This region includes:
- the B3GNT2 gene encoding N-acetyllactosaminide beta-1,3-N-acetylglucosaminyltransferase 2, which translates into the protein MSVGRRRIKLLGILMMVNVFIYLIVEVSKSSSQEKNGKGEVIIPKEKFWKISDPPVAYWNREQEKLNRRYNPILNMLANQTGEVYGFSNISHLNFCEPDLRVMSVVSGFSNLPDRFKDFLLYLRCRNYSLLIDQPDKCAKKPFLLLAIKSLIPHFARRQAIRESWGRETNMGNQTVVRVFLLGQTPPEDNHPDLSDMLKFESEKHQDILMWNYRDTFFNLSLKEVLFLRWVSTSCPNAEFVFKGDDDVFVNTHHILNYLNSLSKNKAKDLFIGDVIHNAGPHRDKKLKYYIPEVVYTGVYPPYAGGGGFLYSGHLALRLYSITDRVLLYPIDDVYTGMCLQKLGLVPEKHKGFKTFDIEEKNKNNICSYVDLMLVHSRKPQEMIDIWSRLQDAHLNC